A genome region from Cervus elaphus chromosome 18, mCerEla1.1, whole genome shotgun sequence includes the following:
- the TMEM229A gene encoding transmembrane protein 229A, giving the protein MAGSDANDQGPARRGGAARRPGAPGGRGSEAAASCQEPLSTAEAPAEGAALPAWMRLYFYGMHGVTLDVLLSAARRFARRPDLRMLGFSSPYRCLLHSLTHLALEKVYLQQRRCPSAFVFNFLLYPSAHVGLQTLAGALLRRVGGPGGAAAPGALDLAVQYVLALYHCQVFLKRFLRLRYQRRQQLRGAPLAPAGARAPATAGGRRRRPRGPRGAGRAPNQGLPGPLRFLFFGMHGFLDEIFFTFFFNLLGPGDGTSSGHTSLWSFFMYGSCSFAVEKLYFHLHYSRGWGAWKRVPFYVIFIYAWELSWGLGLRTWGACSWDYSHYPLNFMGLITLMYLPGWIFLSVYQDLLSNVLWRVQYVPTN; this is encoded by the coding sequence ATGGCCGGCAGCGACGCGAACGACCAGGGTCCCGCGCGGAGGGGCGGCGCGGCGAGGCGTCCGGGGGCCCCCGGAGGGCGGGGAAGCGAGGCTGCCGCCAGCTGCCAGGAGCCGCTGTCCACTGCTGAAGCGCCGGCCGAGGGCGCCGCGCTGCCCGCTTGGATGCGCCTCTACTTCTACGGGATGCACGGGGTCACCCTGGACGTGCTCCTGTCCGCGGCGCGGCGCTTCGCTCGCCGCCCAGACCTCCGGATGCTGGGCTTCTCCTCGCCCTACCGCTGCCTCCTGCACTCGCTCACCCACTTGGCCCTGGAGAAAGTCTACTTGCAGCAGCGGCGCTGCCCCAGCGCCTTCGTCTTCAATTTCCTCCTCTACCCCTCGGCCCACGTGGGGCTGCAGACCCTGGCTGGCGCGCTGCTCCGCCGGGTCGGCGGGCCGGGGGGCGCAGCGGCGCCGGGAGCGCTGGACTTGGCCGTGCAGTACGTGCTGGCTCTGTATCACTGCCAAGTGTTCCTGAAGCGCTTCCTGCGCTTGCGGTACCAGCGGCGGCAACAGCTGCGGGGCGCGCCCCTCGCCCCTGCCGGCGCCCGGGCCCCAGCGACAGCCGGTGGTCGGCGGCGGCGACCTCGCGGTCCCAGGGGCGCCGGGAGAGCCCCCAACCAGGGGCTGCCGGGCCCGCTCCGCTTCCTTTTCTTCGGAATGCACGGCTTTTTGGATGAGATCTTCTTCACCTTCTTCTTTAACCTGCTGGGGCCCGGGGACGGGACGAGCAGCGGCCACACGTCGCTCTGGTCCTTCTTTATGTACGGCAGCTGTAGTTTTGCGGTGGAAAAGCTCTATTTCCACCTCCACTACAGTCGGGGCTGGGGCGCCTGGAAGCGAGTACCCTTCTACGTGATCTTCATCTACGCGTGGGAGTTGTCCTGGGGCCTGGGACTCCGCACTTGGGGAGCCTGTTCCTGGGACTATTCTCACTATCCGCTCAATTTCATGGGCCTTATCACGCTGATGTATTTACCTGGTTGGATATTCCTTAGTGTGTACCAGGACCTACTTTCCAACGTGTTGTGGCGGGTGCAATACGTACCTACTaactaa